One Desulforhopalus sp. DNA segment encodes these proteins:
- a CDS encoding lectin like domain-containing protein has product MRNKKKRTLPKENLHSLGERATATIKNLVPISLPVSTFPATFDLREEGRVTPVHDMVACGSCWTTAAIGCLESFLCPHENWDFSEDHLQIKMIGSCSAGASHVLATNYLVSWLGPVREADFDYQNPSTPTVVKHCQKVYFLPVREDALDNGWIKYAITYFGGVYSDISSTGLASYEHNTYYDPHDSIVHAIVLVGWDDNMPKELFTNHDHINDEMVTPPGNGAFIARNNKGTDFGEGGYYYISYYDASVTSGATVFTADKKSNYSHIYQYDLRGMDSLLCVLEYAANIFTATDDDELVAVGFYGFELPGEIKIEIYVNPGQGPVDSSGPDATVYTTLPMNGFYTVELPQRINLNAGQKFSVVLSTSDPNGFNVSLDNQQGGIGHLVQPGQCYIKWKDEFGEIYPQGWTDLTTYKEDASLCIKAYTKSFSYTLPGVNTSIIKDFDNDFVMLEVTNTSSKDISIKPLVRAYAKKGNRLILPAQYALAGRKKIKLQEGIVKIAAGQTVKVLTAAFNAKTYQKMEYSLEVYDVTKDMYVRIVDWTHVGIVKSRPKVVSTTPTSNQQINYPSLDRITVTFNKNIKMGPNFHNIKVTSPIDFKFVFCSIEVDALIINTVGPLAPRQLGGVQWTVKIPKDAVLDMNGNSLAKDYSWNFTTIGVN; this is encoded by the coding sequence ATGCGCAATAAAAAGAAACGTACCCTCCCTAAAGAAAACCTGCACTCCTTGGGAGAGCGCGCGACTGCAACCATAAAGAATCTGGTCCCCATCTCGTTGCCGGTGTCCACCTTCCCTGCCACTTTTGACCTCCGGGAGGAAGGACGTGTCACCCCGGTGCATGACATGGTTGCATGCGGCTCCTGCTGGACAACAGCTGCCATAGGATGCCTGGAATCCTTTTTGTGCCCCCATGAGAATTGGGATTTTTCCGAGGATCATCTCCAGATAAAAATGATTGGTTCTTGCAGTGCTGGCGCAAGCCATGTCCTTGCTACCAATTATCTGGTCTCCTGGCTTGGTCCAGTCCGGGAAGCCGATTTTGATTATCAAAACCCCTCTACCCCCACCGTTGTCAAGCACTGCCAAAAAGTTTACTTCCTGCCGGTACGCGAGGATGCACTGGATAACGGCTGGATAAAGTATGCCATTACCTATTTTGGCGGGGTCTATAGCGATATCAGCTCCACCGGCCTGGCCAGTTATGAGCATAACACCTATTATGATCCCCACGATTCAATCGTTCATGCCATTGTGCTGGTAGGATGGGATGACAATATGCCGAAAGAGCTTTTTACCAACCATGATCATATTAATGATGAGATGGTTACCCCGCCGGGCAATGGCGCCTTTATTGCCAGGAATAATAAAGGCACGGATTTTGGTGAAGGCGGTTACTATTATATTTCGTATTATGACGCCTCTGTAACCTCTGGCGCTACAGTCTTCACTGCAGACAAAAAGTCCAACTACAGCCACATCTATCAGTATGACCTCCGGGGAATGGACAGTTTGCTTTGCGTCCTGGAATATGCAGCCAATATCTTTACCGCAACCGATGATGACGAACTTGTGGCCGTCGGGTTTTATGGCTTTGAACTGCCCGGGGAAATCAAGATTGAGATCTATGTCAACCCGGGCCAGGGCCCGGTTGACAGTTCGGGGCCTGATGCGACCGTTTACACCACCCTGCCCATGAATGGCTTCTATACTGTGGAACTGCCACAGAGGATAAACCTCAATGCCGGTCAAAAATTTTCGGTTGTTTTGTCAACTTCTGACCCCAACGGTTTTAATGTTAGCCTGGATAACCAGCAAGGCGGAATTGGCCATCTAGTTCAACCAGGGCAATGTTATATCAAATGGAAGGATGAGTTCGGTGAGATTTATCCTCAAGGCTGGACAGATCTGACCACTTATAAAGAGGACGCCAGCCTGTGCATTAAGGCGTACACAAAGTCGTTTAGTTATACTCTTCCTGGGGTAAACACCAGCATAATCAAAGATTTTGACAATGATTTCGTGATGTTAGAGGTCACCAATACCAGCAGCAAAGATATTTCAATCAAGCCGCTTGTACGGGCTTATGCCAAAAAAGGTAACCGGCTCATCCTGCCTGCCCAGTATGCTTTGGCCGGACGGAAAAAGATCAAACTACAAGAAGGAATAGTCAAGATAGCCGCAGGTCAGACAGTCAAGGTCTTGACCGCTGCCTTTAATGCAAAGACCTACCAGAAGATGGAATATTCCCTGGAGGTCTATGATGTTACCAAGGACATGTATGTACGTATCGTGGACTGGACTCATGTGGGTATTGTTAAAAGCCGACCGAAAGTCGTCTCCACCACCCCAACATCCAACCAACAGATAAACTATCCCAGCTTAGACAGAATCACTGTAACTTTTAATAAAAACATCAAGATGGGCCCCAATTTCCATAACATTAAAGTAACTTCACCAATAGATTTCAAATTCGTTTTTTGCTCTATTGAAGTGGACGCCTTGATTATTAATACCGTGGGCCCTTTAGCCCCCCGTCAACTTGGCGGAGTCCAATGGACTGTCAAGATTCCCAAGGATGCCGTGCTGGATATGAACGGCAACAGCCTGGCAAAAGACTATTCTTGGAATTTTACCACGATAGGGGTGAATTAG
- a CDS encoding OmpA family protein has translation MRRNIYLILMSMLLLSLSGLALAATDPADSPGSKDPKLFTRMPGFHIYNAEELAFDRFEFFVGPDKKEAIEGKHLYVNYYANEGIQLPSGLQIVRNYVNAAKAIGGDQVFGFEDGGMEYSTIKVVLPEAEIWCQVIAGGNGMYSIQLIEKQAMKQEVVADAAAMSGSINNTGRVAVYGIYFDTDKAEIKAGSEKALQEIVKMLQNDPGMKLYVVGHTDNVGNFDHNVRLSKDRAASVVAALTKQYGITAWRLTPYGDGPTAPVASNDSDSGRAKNRRVELVKQ, from the coding sequence ATGAGACGGAATATTTACCTGATTTTGATGTCTATGCTGTTGTTGTCATTGTCCGGTTTGGCCCTTGCGGCAACTGATCCCGCCGATTCGCCGGGCAGCAAGGATCCCAAGCTTTTTACCCGGATGCCGGGGTTCCATATCTACAATGCTGAAGAATTAGCCTTTGACCGCTTCGAATTCTTCGTCGGCCCCGACAAGAAGGAGGCGATTGAAGGGAAGCATTTGTACGTTAATTATTATGCCAATGAGGGTATACAACTCCCGAGCGGCCTGCAGATTGTTCGAAACTATGTCAACGCCGCCAAGGCAATTGGCGGTGATCAGGTATTCGGCTTTGAGGATGGTGGTATGGAGTACTCCACAATCAAAGTAGTGTTGCCGGAGGCTGAAATCTGGTGCCAGGTTATTGCCGGCGGCAACGGCATGTATTCCATCCAACTCATCGAAAAACAGGCAATGAAGCAGGAAGTGGTGGCCGATGCCGCCGCCATGTCCGGCAGCATCAACAATACCGGCCGAGTGGCGGTTTACGGCATTTACTTCGATACCGATAAGGCTGAGATCAAGGCCGGTTCAGAGAAGGCTCTTCAGGAGATCGTCAAGATGCTCCAGAATGACCCCGGCATGAAGCTCTATGTGGTCGGTCATACCGATAATGTTGGCAACTTCGACCATAATGTCCGCCTCTCCAAAGACCGGGCGGCAAGCGTAGTCGCTGCTCTAACCAAACAATATGGCATAACCGCTTGGCGGCTTACTCCCTATGGCGACGGCCCAACCGCCCCGGTTGCCAGCAATGATTCGGATAGTGGTCGGGCAAAAAATCGCCGGGTGGAACTGGTAAAACAGTAA
- the hyfB gene encoding hydrogenase 4 subunit B: MALTFAELAVLLALLSSVVPLLFLRFPYFQGRLSFFLLGVSGLTACYGGGMALLARTNELVILPIGLPWLHVYLSLDPLSGFFLFVVGMITFIAGCYGPAYIREYIGRQMPIGALTVFTGLFVCGMFLVLLAADAFSFMLAWELMSVASYFLVVYQHDKLENRQAAFIYLLMAVVGGSFLLLAYGILAGFSDGFSFAAMKAAVLSPAWASMAFAFAFIGFGLKAGIVPLHVWLPLAHPVAPSHISAMMSGVMLKVAVYGFIRFVYDLLGTMPWQWGVIVLLIGSASAVLGVLYALMQHDLKRLLAYHSVENIGIIYIGLGLSMIFYATQHLEIAALALIAALYHCLNHALFKSLLFFGAGAVLQQSRQHDMEKMGGLIRKMPVTAVCFLVGCISISALPPFNGFVSEWLTFQAALQGPLLKSGILGAMIPVAAAMLALTGALAAACFVKVYGIVFLGQARSPEISEARDPAFGMRFGQVLLALCCLGFGIFPTWTVRALNAIPEGLMGAGLSSATDNGWLWLTPVSSQTASYGAPAVFFGILVSWLLVWALLHPLRRDNSIRIAPAWDCGFGPLNPRMQYTASAFAMPIRRVFSFIWLIVEKVEPGGPGKDPHYILRVNDRMWLMLYIPIGKIMLKMAERTSHIQGGNLRVYLCYSFFTLLFLLWVIV; the protein is encoded by the coding sequence ATGGCTCTTACTTTTGCCGAATTAGCAGTGTTGCTGGCCTTGCTTTCATCAGTGGTGCCGCTGCTTTTTCTACGTTTTCCGTATTTTCAGGGGCGGCTGTCATTCTTTCTTCTCGGGGTCTCCGGGCTCACCGCCTGTTATGGCGGCGGCATGGCCTTGCTGGCGCGGACAAACGAGCTGGTGATCCTGCCTATCGGCCTGCCGTGGCTGCATGTCTACCTAAGCCTTGACCCGTTGTCTGGTTTTTTCCTCTTTGTTGTTGGGATGATAACCTTTATCGCCGGCTGTTACGGACCCGCCTATATCCGTGAGTATATCGGTCGCCAAATGCCCATCGGCGCACTCACCGTCTTTACCGGTTTGTTTGTCTGCGGCATGTTCCTGGTGCTGCTGGCGGCCGACGCCTTTTCCTTCATGCTTGCCTGGGAATTGATGTCGGTGGCCAGCTACTTTCTGGTGGTATACCAGCACGACAAGCTGGAAAACCGCCAGGCCGCCTTTATCTACCTGCTTATGGCGGTCGTCGGCGGGTCGTTTTTGCTCCTTGCCTACGGCATTCTTGCCGGATTCTCCGACGGCTTTAGCTTTGCCGCCATGAAGGCCGCCGTTCTCAGTCCGGCCTGGGCCTCCATGGCCTTTGCCTTTGCCTTTATCGGCTTTGGCCTGAAGGCCGGTATTGTGCCTCTCCATGTCTGGTTGCCGCTTGCCCATCCCGTTGCCCCTTCCCATATCTCGGCAATGATGTCCGGAGTTATGCTGAAGGTCGCCGTCTATGGCTTCATTCGTTTCGTATACGACCTGCTCGGCACCATGCCCTGGCAGTGGGGCGTTATTGTGTTATTGATCGGCTCGGCCTCGGCGGTTTTGGGGGTGTTGTACGCCCTGATGCAGCACGATCTGAAACGCCTCCTTGCCTATCACAGCGTTGAAAATATCGGTATCATCTATATTGGCCTAGGCCTGTCGATGATTTTTTATGCCACCCAGCACCTGGAAATCGCCGCCTTGGCCCTCATCGCCGCCCTGTATCACTGCCTCAACCATGCCCTCTTCAAGAGCCTGCTTTTTTTTGGCGCCGGGGCGGTGTTGCAGCAGAGCCGCCAGCACGACATGGAAAAGATGGGCGGCTTGATCAGGAAAATGCCGGTCACCGCCGTATGCTTTCTCGTCGGCTGTATCAGCATCTCGGCCTTGCCGCCCTTTAACGGTTTTGTCTCCGAATGGTTGACCTTCCAGGCGGCGCTGCAGGGACCGCTCCTCAAAAGTGGCATCCTCGGGGCAATGATTCCGGTGGCCGCCGCCATGCTGGCCCTGACCGGCGCCCTGGCAGCCGCCTGTTTCGTCAAGGTCTACGGCATTGTCTTTCTCGGCCAGGCCCGCAGTCCGGAGATATCCGAGGCGAGGGACCCTGCCTTCGGCATGCGTTTCGGTCAGGTGCTGCTTGCTCTGTGTTGCCTTGGCTTTGGCATATTTCCCACCTGGACAGTCCGGGCGCTGAATGCAATTCCTGAAGGCCTAATGGGTGCCGGTTTGTCAAGTGCCACTGACAACGGCTGGTTGTGGTTGACCCCGGTGAGCTCGCAAACCGCCTCCTATGGCGCCCCGGCGGTTTTTTTCGGGATTCTCGTCAGCTGGTTGCTGGTCTGGGCTTTGCTTCATCCGCTTCGCCGCGACAACAGCATCCGCATTGCCCCGGCCTGGGACTGCGGTTTTGGCCCCCTGAACCCACGCATGCAATACACCGCCTCGGCCTTTGCCATGCCGATCCGCCGGGTCTTTTCCTTCATCTGGCTGATCGTTGAAAAGGTTGAACCGGGGGGGCCGGGTAAAGACCCGCATTACATCCTCCGGGTAAACGACCGGATGTGGCTGATGCTGTATATCCCCATCGGCAAAATCATGTTGAAGATGGCCGAAAGGACCTCGCATATCCAGGGCGGCAACCTTCGGGTTTATCTCTGCTATTCCTTCTTTACCTTATTATTCCTGTTGTGGGTGATTGTATGA
- a CDS encoding NADH-quinone oxidoreductase subunit H → MTGLLWAIAKTLIVIMLAPLMAGWVKWLKCRLQNRKGPPPWQPYRDLLRLSRKNVVLADTASWIFRMAPYIVFSVTCLAVSTVPVITVQLPVAALADVIALVGFLALGRFFLSLAGMDVGTAFGGMGSSREVTISSLAEPALLMAFFTLAMNVSSTNLSTVIADLGQRNLTLYPSLIFSSMGLVLVAIAETGRIPIDNPATHLELTMIHEAMILEYSGRHLALMEWAAMLKLTLYSLLIVNLIVPWGVALTLVPADLALGALAVTGKLMIWGAILAVSETIQAKMRLFRAPQYLGLAFILSLLGMMSHIILEVQ, encoded by the coding sequence ATGACCGGCTTATTGTGGGCTATTGCCAAGACCCTCATCGTTATCATGCTCGCACCGCTCATGGCAGGGTGGGTCAAATGGTTGAAATGCCGGCTGCAAAACCGCAAAGGGCCGCCGCCCTGGCAGCCGTACCGTGATTTGTTGCGGCTTTCGCGCAAGAACGTTGTCCTGGCGGATACCGCCTCGTGGATCTTTCGCATGGCCCCCTATATCGTCTTCTCGGTAACCTGCCTGGCGGTGTCGACTGTCCCGGTCATTACCGTACAATTGCCGGTCGCCGCGCTGGCCGATGTTATCGCCCTGGTCGGCTTTCTCGCCCTTGGCCGGTTCTTTCTGTCTCTGGCCGGCATGGATGTCGGTACCGCCTTTGGCGGCATGGGCTCTTCCCGGGAGGTGACGATCTCTTCGCTTGCCGAGCCGGCACTGCTCATGGCCTTTTTTACCCTGGCGATGAATGTGTCGAGCACCAACCTGTCGACGGTCATCGCCGATCTCGGCCAGCGCAACCTGACCCTGTACCCCTCACTCATTTTCTCGTCGATGGGTCTGGTGCTGGTCGCCATCGCCGAAACCGGGCGCATCCCCATCGATAATCCGGCAACACATCTTGAATTGACCATGATCCATGAGGCGATGATTCTTGAATACAGCGGCCGGCATCTGGCCCTCATGGAGTGGGCGGCGATGTTGAAGCTCACCCTCTATTCACTGCTCATCGTCAATTTGATTGTCCCCTGGGGCGTGGCCCTCACCCTCGTGCCTGCCGATCTTGCCCTTGGTGCCCTGGCTGTCACCGGGAAACTCATGATCTGGGGGGCGATCCTTGCCGTGTCGGAAACCATTCAGGCGAAGATGCGTCTGTTCCGGGCACCGCAATACCTTGGCCTGGCCTTTATTCTCAGTTTACTTGGCATGATGAGCCATATCATCCTTGAGGTGCAGTAA
- a CDS encoding hydrogenase 4 subunit F, with translation MNALAATLFFPLAGIVILAFIGHRRSAKTVNLLICAATFATALLLATQVFHQGPMLSANKLFYIDGFNVYLILLNAFVGLTTAIFSGPYMEHEAAIGRVDDLRMRLYYSMYQGFLFTMLMALSTNNLGILWVSVEGATLATVLLVSLYRTHESIEAGWKYFIICGVGISQALFGTILVYFAAVKIIPGSDEGLLWTVLHQHADRMDAGVLALAFVFLLVGYGTKVGLVPLHNWLPDAHSEGPTPMSAILSGLLLNIALYAVVRFKMLVDPALGNHLAGNLMMGFGMLSFSVAGLLLHRQYDIKRMFSYSSIEHMGLMTFAFGIGGPLATFGALLHMIVHSLTKSAIFITVGHATHIAGTQKMLQIRGLIRTQPFVGWGLLIGTCAIAGFPPFGVFTSEFLLFTATIKSYPWLAPPLVLGLAVAFAGLFRNLQPMVFGTPPKDQEPVVANMWPVYIHLAMVLWLGVAIPAVLAEWLNQATIMLVGRGVL, from the coding sequence ATGAATGCCCTGGCTGCCACCTTGTTCTTTCCCCTTGCCGGCATCGTCATCCTCGCCTTTATCGGCCACCGGCGCTCGGCGAAAACCGTCAATCTCTTGATCTGCGCGGCAACCTTTGCCACCGCCCTGTTACTGGCCACCCAGGTATTTCACCAGGGGCCGATGCTGTCGGCCAACAAGCTTTTTTACATCGACGGTTTCAATGTCTATCTCATTTTGCTCAATGCCTTTGTCGGCCTGACCACCGCTATTTTCTCCGGGCCCTATATGGAGCATGAGGCGGCTATCGGCCGGGTCGATGACCTGCGGATGCGCCTGTATTATTCGATGTATCAGGGCTTTCTCTTCACCATGTTGATGGCCCTGTCCACCAACAACCTGGGCATTCTCTGGGTGTCGGTGGAGGGTGCGACCCTTGCCACCGTCCTCCTCGTCAGTCTGTATCGCACCCACGAATCCATCGAGGCCGGCTGGAAGTATTTCATCATCTGCGGCGTCGGTATCTCCCAGGCCCTCTTTGGCACCATCCTCGTCTATTTTGCCGCGGTAAAGATCATTCCCGGCTCGGACGAAGGACTGTTGTGGACGGTCCTGCACCAGCATGCCGACCGCATGGATGCAGGCGTCCTGGCCCTGGCCTTTGTCTTCCTCCTTGTCGGCTACGGCACCAAGGTCGGTCTGGTGCCCCTGCATAACTGGCTGCCCGATGCCCACTCCGAGGGCCCGACGCCGATGTCGGCTATTCTTTCGGGGCTGCTGCTGAATATCGCTTTATATGCCGTGGTCCGCTTTAAAATGCTCGTTGATCCGGCCCTTGGCAATCATCTTGCCGGTAATCTGATGATGGGCTTCGGTATGCTGTCCTTTTCCGTTGCCGGGCTGCTTTTGCACCGGCAGTATGATATCAAGCGCATGTTCAGCTACTCGTCGATTGAGCATATGGGTTTGATGACCTTTGCCTTCGGGATCGGCGGGCCCCTGGCCACCTTTGGCGCTCTGCTGCACATGATCGTCCATTCGCTCACCAAGTCGGCGATCTTCATCACCGTCGGTCACGCCACCCATATTGCCGGTACTCAGAAGATGCTGCAAATTCGCGGGCTGATCCGCACCCAGCCCTTTGTCGGCTGGGGCCTGCTCATCGGTACCTGCGCCATTGCCGGGTTTCCGCCCTTTGGCGTGTTTACCAGTGAGTTTCTTCTTTTTACCGCAACCATCAAGAGCTATCCGTGGCTGGCACCGCCCTTGGTACTGGGCCTTGCGGTTGCCTTTGCCGGACTGTTCCGCAATCTGCAGCCGATGGTTTTTGGCACACCGCCCAAGGACCAGGAACCGGTTGTCGCCAATATGTGGCCGGTCTACATCCATCTCGCCATGGTGTTGTGGCTGGGTGTCGCCATCCCGGCGGTGCTGGCCGAGTGGCTTAATCAGGCGACCATCATGCTGGTCGGGAGGGGGGTGCTATGA